A part of Rhopalosiphum maidis isolate BTI-1 chromosome 3, ASM367621v3, whole genome shotgun sequence genomic DNA contains:
- the LOC113557583 gene encoding zinc finger MYM-type protein 1-like, whose product MSQRLGSFSYEEKCNLKGKRPTPHLSLEYKEAKTLRKFQLSWYSKFNWLAGSVERNKLFCYIYVLFRGENEWSINGIPNIKNLVRKAKKHQISKKNLTNKESFHMLGKNRIEHSISESRRLTAINHNKQVDINRKILTRLIDVVCFLGKQELAFRGHRENEGSLNKGNYCEILDLLAKEEQFIREHFCTNSVFKGTSHDIQNDLIHCVTTVLNSHILKELKITNFISIQADETTDVSCQSQMSLIFRYILDNKIEERLIGFFDVSKNKTAAGLSEVILNELSKWNIGKKVVCQTYDGTSVMAGEKNGVQSIIQNIYPMAIFIHCYAHQLNLVLLHGAKSIKDVKLFIANLTMFHTFFSRSSKRSSLLREQGFKLPNQCNTRWNYHSRAALTIKTHFNELKNAVSHVVDDPGWNSNSVCTASGILSIMNNRKFVYLLMSFKKYKKY is encoded by the exons ATGTCTcaac gtcTTGGTTCTTTTTCGTATGaagaaaaatgcaatttaaaaggTAAGAGACCAACGCCACATTTATCATTAGAATATAAAGAAGCAAAAACTTtaagaaaatttcaattgtcttggtattcaaaatttaactgGTTAGCAGGAAGCGTtgaaagaaataaattattctgttaCATATATGTCTTGTTCAGAGGAGAGAATGAGTGGAGTATAAATGGCAttcctaatattaaaaatttagttcgTAAAGctaaaaaacaccaaatttcaaaaaaaaatctgactAACAAGGAAAGTTTTCATATGCTGGGTAAAAATAGGATTGAACATTCAATATCTGAGAGTCGTCGGTTAACTgcaattaatcataataaacaaGTGGACATAAACAGAAAGATATTAACTCGTTTAATCGATGTAGTTTGTTTTTTAGGGAAACAAGAATTGGCATTCCGCGGACATCGCGAGAATGAAGGTTCTTTAAATAAAGGaaattattgtgaaattttagatttacttGCTAAGGAAGAGCAATTTATAAGAGAACACTTTTGCACAAATTCTGTTTTTAAAGGAACTTCACACGACATACAAAATGACTTGATCCATTGCGTAACTACGGTATTAAATtctcatattttaaaagaactgaaaattacaaattttatatcaatacaaGCCGATGAAACTACAGATGTATCATGCCAATCTCAAATGAGTTTAATTTTTCGTTATATTCTGGACAATAAGATCGAAGAAAGACTTATAGGATTTTTTgatgtttctaaaaataagacTGCGGCTGGTTTATCCGAAGTAATTCTAAATGAACTTTCAAAGTGGaatattggtaaaaaagttgTGTGTCAAACATATGATGGTACTTCTGTTATGGCTGGTGAAAAAAATGGGGTTCAgtcaattatacaaaatatttatccaatggctatttttatacattgttacGCTCATCAATTGAATTTAGTTCTACTTCACGGCGCAAAATCAATAAaagatgttaaattatttatagcaaACCTTACTATGTTCCACACATTTTTTAGTAGATCTTCTAAAAGAAGTTCTTTATTAAGAGAGCAAGgatttaaattaccaaatCAATGCAATACACGTTGGAATTATCATTCAAGAGCTgctttaactataaaaactcATTTCAATGAACTAAAAAATGCCGTATCTCATGTAGTTGATGACCCTGGCTGGAATTCCAATTCTGTTTGTACTGCATCTGGTATATTGAGTATTATGAACAATCGAaaatttgtttacttattg atgAGCTTCAAGAAGTACAAAAAGTACTAA